The following proteins are encoded in a genomic region of Bubalus kerabau isolate K-KA32 ecotype Philippines breed swamp buffalo chromosome 15, PCC_UOA_SB_1v2, whole genome shotgun sequence:
- the MS4A3 gene encoding membrane-spanning 4-domains subfamily A member 3 isoform X3, translating into MPGFGRALRISVPSRPQMASQEADPTELPAACAGEAPGSLGQAAAADSSAYRPGGRSQSHPEVLQALGVVQILNGAVILALGGLMHSLQNLSYPSNYLLFSVVYTGYSTWGAIFFIVSGILSVLAGKKPTKTLLESSLGMHSASTTVALVGIVFLSMNLFANEPLLKDCQSSRPPDLCIYMAASSNGLVSLMLILTLLELCIACSVVALWLKANCCHLRKAISSLSNPGESRMPPKESKEIQS; encoded by the exons CCATCAAGACCGCAGATGGCCTCGCAGGAAGCGGATCCTACCGAGCTGCCGGCAGCCTGTGCTGGCGAGGCCCCCGGAAGCCTGGggcaggcggcggcggcggacagCTCCGCCTACCGGCCCGGCGGCAGGTCGCAGAGCCACCCGGAGGTGCTGCAAGCTCTCGGG GTGGTCCAGATCCTGAACGGAGCAGTAATTCTGGCTCTGGGTGGCCTCATGCATTCCTTACAAAACTTGTCCTATCCCTCCAATTACTTGCTTTTCTCGGTTGTTTACACAGGTTATTCCACATGGGGGGCTATATTT TTTATTGTTTCGGGAATTTTATCCGTCTTAGCcgggaaaaaacccacaaaaacacTG CTGGAGAGCAGCTTGGGGATGCACTCTGCCAGTACCACCGTGGCACTAGTCGGGATTGTCTTTCTCTCAATGAATTTGTTTGCTAACGAACCACTACTCAAGGACTGTCAGTCTTCCCGGCCACCTGACTTGTGCATTTACATGGCAGCCTCTTCAAAC GGCCTCGTGTCACTGATGCTGATCCTTACCTTGCTGGAGTTGTGCATAGCCTGCTCTGTTGTAGCCCTGTGGCTCAAAGCAAACTGCTGTCACCTAAGAAAG gcaATTTCCTCCCTTTCCAATCCTGGGGAGTCAAGAATGCCTCcgaaagaaagcaaggaaattcagtCTTGA
- the MS4A3 gene encoding membrane-spanning 4-domains subfamily A member 3 isoform X4 yields MASQEADPTELPAACAGEAPGSLGQAAAADSSAYRPGGRSQSHPEVLQALGVVQILNGAVILALGGLMHSLQNLSYPSNYLLFSVVYTGYSTWGAIFFIVSGILSVLAGKKPTKTLLESSLGMHSASTTVALVGIVFLSMNLFANEPLLKDCQSSRPPDLCIYMAASSNGLVSLMLILTLLELCIACSVVALWLKANCCHLRKAISSLSNPGESRMPPKESKEIQS; encoded by the exons ATGGCCTCGCAGGAAGCGGATCCTACCGAGCTGCCGGCAGCCTGTGCTGGCGAGGCCCCCGGAAGCCTGGggcaggcggcggcggcggacagCTCCGCCTACCGGCCCGGCGGCAGGTCGCAGAGCCACCCGGAGGTGCTGCAAGCTCTCGGG GTGGTCCAGATCCTGAACGGAGCAGTAATTCTGGCTCTGGGTGGCCTCATGCATTCCTTACAAAACTTGTCCTATCCCTCCAATTACTTGCTTTTCTCGGTTGTTTACACAGGTTATTCCACATGGGGGGCTATATTT TTTATTGTTTCGGGAATTTTATCCGTCTTAGCcgggaaaaaacccacaaaaacacTG CTGGAGAGCAGCTTGGGGATGCACTCTGCCAGTACCACCGTGGCACTAGTCGGGATTGTCTTTCTCTCAATGAATTTGTTTGCTAACGAACCACTACTCAAGGACTGTCAGTCTTCCCGGCCACCTGACTTGTGCATTTACATGGCAGCCTCTTCAAAC GGCCTCGTGTCACTGATGCTGATCCTTACCTTGCTGGAGTTGTGCATAGCCTGCTCTGTTGTAGCCCTGTGGCTCAAAGCAAACTGCTGTCACCTAAGAAAG gcaATTTCCTCCCTTTCCAATCCTGGGGAGTCAAGAATGCCTCcgaaagaaagcaaggaaattcagtCTTGA
- the MS4A2 gene encoding high affinity immunoglobulin epsilon receptor subunit beta has product MEAESRSRTELALPTPQEPTRASEIELAEISLQESVLLERPAPTAPRQTWLTVLKRELEFLGVTQILIGLIYVYFGIIVSAKINGSEFTEYFFSSFKAGYPFWGALFFAISGVLSIMSERKPSAYLIRGCLGANVVSGVAAGTGVGILISNLKQSATYVYGCEEVYVNDNCSLACFSTEVVAMILFLTILGFGSAVSLIAYGIGEIIEANQIPEDRLYEEVNIYAPIYSELEEREETTSPADS; this is encoded by the exons ATGGAGGCAGAGAGCAGGAGCAGGACAGAGCTTGCTCTCCCCACTCCACAGGAGCCCACCAG GGCATCTGAAATTGAACTTGCAGAAATCTCTCTCCAGGAAAGCGTCTTACTGGAAAGGCCTGCCCCAACCGCACCACGCCAAACGTGGCTGACTGTTTTGAAGAGAGAGCTGGAATTCCTGGGG GTAACACAAATTCTGATTGGTTTGATATAcgtttattttggaataattgtGAGCGCCAAGATCAATGGTTCAGAGTTTACTGAATActttttttcatcatttaaagCTGGCTACCCATTCTGGGGAGCCCTATTT TTTGCTATTTCTGGAGTTTTGTCAATCATGTCTGAAAGGAAACCTTCAGCATATCTG ATCCGCGGATGCCTGGGAGCAAATGTGGTTAGCGGCGTGGCCGCAGGAACAGGCGTCGGCATCCTCATCAGTAACCTGAAGCAGAGCGCCACTTACGTCTACGGCTGCGAGGAGGTCTATGTGAACGACAACTGCTCTCTGGCCTGCTTCTCCACC GAGGTTGTGGCGATGATCCTGTTTCTCACCATCCTGGGCTTTGGCAGCGCTGTATCACTCATAGCTTATGGAATTGGCGAGATAATTGAAGCAAATCAG ATTCCAGAAGATCGTCTTTATGAagaagtaaatatatatgcaccaattTACAGCGAGTTggaagaaagagaggagacaACTTCTCCTGCTGATTCGTAA